One window of Marinomonas primoryensis genomic DNA carries:
- a CDS encoding DUF4389 domain-containing protein → MSKPGYADQGFWFRVIFMLLYWVVLNIAVTVFGILLVLVSLVKLGSKHEPVMLSSWLKSVTSFIKQIFSFLSFETEEKPFPFQPWPQVSSDEEA, encoded by the coding sequence ATGTCTAAACCAGGTTATGCTGATCAAGGTTTTTGGTTTCGTGTGATTTTTATGTTGTTGTATTGGGTGGTGTTGAATATTGCCGTCACAGTGTTTGGAATTTTGCTTGTTTTGGTAAGTCTCGTGAAATTGGGATCAAAGCACGAGCCCGTTATGCTGTCTTCTTGGTTGAAAAGTGTAACCTCTTTTATTAAGCAAATTTTTTCGTTTTTATCTTTTGAAACAGAAGAAAAGCCCTTTCCTTTTCAGCCGTGGCCTCAGGTGAGCTCGGATGAAGAAGCTTAA
- a CDS encoding alpha/beta fold hydrolase: protein MGNDIVYKLAHTEIAGLQWLPKKTSALKVFSLHGWLDNAASFSNLSPHLSDFSHVALDLAGHGASEHRAAGSFYHLWDYVLDVVSILNQSKQSVWLIGHSMGGAVAMLVAAIAPDRVRGLIVLDNMGPLSAKAEDRVVTLQRSINKMSKYRLDRSTSYPSKEAMVLARMAGFTALSKSASEFLVDRGAKKSADGIWGWRHDGKLTFPSPYRMDEEGVGAFIQQIKCPTLALVAKDGIYKDDHQLVEARSAQFPWVKLKWLEGNHHFHLEPESCFAVATEIQRFIDQN from the coding sequence ATGGGAAATGACATTGTTTACAAACTTGCGCATACCGAAATAGCCGGGTTGCAATGGTTGCCTAAAAAAACATCGGCATTGAAAGTGTTTTCTTTGCATGGTTGGCTTGACAATGCCGCCAGCTTTTCTAATTTATCGCCTCATTTATCTGATTTTTCACATGTTGCTCTTGATCTTGCTGGCCATGGGGCATCTGAGCATCGTGCGGCTGGTAGCTTTTATCATTTATGGGATTATGTTTTAGATGTGGTATCCATTTTAAATCAGTCAAAGCAAAGTGTTTGGTTGATTGGTCATAGTATGGGTGGCGCTGTCGCTATGTTGGTGGCGGCTATTGCGCCTGACAGGGTTCGAGGTTTGATTGTGTTGGATAACATGGGACCTTTGAGTGCTAAAGCGGAAGATCGTGTGGTTACTCTTCAGCGGTCTATTAATAAAATGTCTAAATATCGCTTAGATAGAAGTACTAGCTATCCATCAAAAGAGGCTATGGTGCTTGCTAGAATGGCTGGTTTTACAGCGTTGTCCAAGTCAGCGTCGGAGTTTCTTGTTGATCGAGGTGCGAAGAAAAGTGCTGATGGTATTTGGGGGTGGCGTCATGATGGGAAGTTAACTTTCCCATCACCATACCGCATGGATGAAGAGGGTGTTGGTGCTTTTATACAGCAAATTAAATGTCCGACCTTAGCTTTGGTGGCTAAGGATGGTATTTACAAAGATGACCATCAGTTAGTTGAGGCGCGCTCAGCTCAATTTCCATGGGTGAAATTAAAATGGCTTGAAGGTAATCATCACTTTCATCTTGAGCCTGAGAGCTGCTTTGCTGTTGCGACGGAAATTCAGCGCTTTATTGATCAAAATTAA
- a CDS encoding NAD(P)H-dependent glycerol-3-phosphate dehydrogenase translates to MKHSVCVLGGGSFGTALANIMAKNGHQVSQWMRNEEQVEEINLTGLNSRYLPNAPLHRELLATSNLEQAIRDSDTVFVSIPSKSFEQVVQRIEPLLTADKILISTTKGFNPNRFELMSDVLRRNPITQRIGVLSGPNLAKEIAAGQMTGSVVASSDDQVRQRVIELLKSPTFRVYESKDSKGVELAGALKNIYAIVCGLAKALNVGENTMSMIMTRSLAEMSRFAVHFGANPMTFLGLAGMGDLIATCTSPLSRNYRVGFAIGSGQDLNEAVGGIGEVAEGVNTLKMVVDEAQKHGLYMPLAKGLSKLLFDNAKLESLIGSMMTGEQKWDVEFATNEENSNV, encoded by the coding sequence ATGAAGCATTCTGTATGTGTACTAGGTGGCGGTAGTTTTGGTACAGCATTGGCGAACATTATGGCCAAAAATGGGCATCAAGTTAGCCAGTGGATGCGTAATGAGGAGCAGGTTGAAGAGATTAATTTGACCGGGCTTAATAGTCGTTATTTACCAAATGCTCCTTTACATCGTGAGTTACTGGCGACCAGTAATCTAGAGCAAGCGATACGTGACAGCGATACGGTTTTTGTCTCTATCCCTTCGAAATCCTTTGAGCAGGTTGTACAGCGCATTGAACCTTTGCTAACAGCCGATAAAATATTAATTAGTACGACAAAGGGTTTTAATCCAAATCGATTTGAACTTATGAGTGATGTTTTGCGTCGAAACCCTATCACGCAAAGAATTGGTGTGTTGAGTGGCCCCAATTTAGCCAAAGAGATTGCGGCTGGACAAATGACAGGGTCTGTCGTTGCAAGCTCGGATGATCAAGTTCGCCAACGGGTAATAGAGTTACTGAAATCTCCAACCTTTCGTGTTTATGAAAGTAAGGACAGTAAGGGGGTTGAGTTAGCAGGTGCTTTAAAGAACATTTACGCTATTGTGTGCGGCCTTGCGAAAGCGCTTAATGTTGGTGAGAACACCATGTCCATGATTATGACACGCAGTCTGGCTGAGATGAGTCGTTTTGCCGTTCATTTTGGGGCAAATCCGATGACATTCCTTGGGTTGGCGGGGATGGGTGACTTGATTGCAACGTGCACGTCTCCTTTGAGCCGTAATTATCGAGTTGGTTTTGCTATTGGTTCTGGCCAGGACCTGAACGAAGCCGTGGGTGGTATTGGAGAGGTCGCCGAAGGGGTTAATACATTAAAAATGGTAGTGGATGAAGCTCAGAAGCATGGCTTATATATGCCGCTGGCTAAAGGCTTATCCAAACTATTGTTTGACAATGCAAAACTGGAGTCGTTGATCGGTTCAATGATGACCGGTGAGCAAAAATGGGATGTCGAATTTGCGACAAATGAGGAGAATAGCAATGTCTAA
- the sixA gene encoding phosphohistidine phosphatase SixA — protein sequence MKKLKRLSILRHGNAEPYGFNQDELRELTTLGVAEVKTTARAFASKAEVFDAVFVSPYVRAQQTAKIFLADLELSVDIQSCPLITPYGKEMEVSAWLDEQPYESILLVTHQPFAHQFVDFLVDEPLPMNFAMTTATLASVEGEFFAGACCQFRWCISPS from the coding sequence ATGAAGAAGCTTAAGCGCCTTTCTATATTACGCCATGGTAATGCTGAACCATATGGCTTTAACCAAGATGAGCTTCGTGAGTTAACGACGTTGGGGGTGGCAGAGGTGAAAACCACTGCTCGAGCGTTTGCTTCTAAAGCGGAGGTTTTTGATGCTGTGTTTGTAAGCCCTTATGTACGAGCTCAGCAAACGGCTAAAATCTTTTTAGCCGATCTTGAGTTGTCTGTTGATATTCAAAGTTGTCCATTGATTACGCCTTATGGAAAAGAAATGGAAGTTTCGGCTTGGCTGGATGAACAGCCATACGAGTCTATTTTGCTTGTTACTCATCAGCCTTTTGCTCATCAGTTTGTTGATTTTTTGGTTGATGAGCCTTTGCCTATGAATTTTGCTATGACAACAGCGACATTGGCCTCGGTAGAGGGTGAATTTTTTGCTGGTGCTTGCTGTCAGTTTCGTTGGTGTATTTCGCCATCATAA
- a CDS encoding patatin-like phospholipase family protein, whose product MNTKKTVALVLGSGAARGNAHIGVIQAIEERGYDIISISGCSIGAIVGGVFAAGKLAEYREWAESLDRVDVIRLLDMSLLNGGYIKGDRFFEKVQQIIGEPTIESLPIAYTSVAVELLNQKEFWFQRGDLISAMRASSAIPSILSPVSLNGRIYVDGGVLNPLPIIPSVSAGADYIIAVDLNGPAEGLLKEASEALEVDEEGPAWWHSAKGFFSKGQDDPDDKERPKYSPESWGRLQTINMMFETMQESLTQYKLAGYPPDLLISIPKDISGFYEFWRAKELIEFGYEVTLKAIDGLESPSSSYYSFPKGY is encoded by the coding sequence ATGAATACGAAAAAAACAGTGGCTCTTGTGTTAGGGAGTGGTGCTGCGCGTGGTAACGCACATATTGGCGTTATTCAGGCAATTGAAGAGCGTGGTTATGACATCATCAGCATTTCTGGTTGTTCTATTGGCGCCATCGTTGGTGGTGTTTTTGCAGCAGGAAAACTGGCTGAATACCGTGAATGGGCTGAGTCATTGGACCGGGTTGATGTTATTAGATTGCTTGATATGTCTTTGTTAAATGGCGGGTATATCAAGGGAGATCGTTTTTTTGAGAAGGTTCAACAGATAATTGGCGAGCCTACTATTGAATCTCTGCCTATTGCTTACACCTCTGTTGCCGTCGAATTATTGAACCAAAAGGAATTTTGGTTTCAGCGTGGTGACTTAATCAGCGCTATGCGCGCATCATCAGCGATCCCTTCTATTTTATCTCCAGTTTCACTTAACGGCCGTATATATGTTGATGGTGGGGTTTTGAATCCTTTGCCTATCATTCCATCAGTATCTGCTGGGGCTGACTATATTATTGCGGTTGATCTTAATGGTCCTGCTGAGGGATTATTAAAAGAGGCTTCTGAGGCTCTGGAAGTCGATGAAGAAGGGCCTGCTTGGTGGCATAGCGCAAAAGGTTTTTTCAGCAAAGGGCAGGACGATCCTGATGACAAGGAAAGGCCTAAATATTCACCGGAAAGTTGGGGGCGCTTACAGACTATCAATATGATGTTTGAAACGATGCAAGAGTCGCTAACTCAATATAAACTGGCTGGCTACCCGCCAGATTTATTGATTTCAATTCCAAAGGATATATCTGGTTTTTATGAATTTTGGCGAGCCAAAGAATTGATTGAATTTGGTTATGAGGTAACTTTAAAGGCGATCGATGGTCTTGAATCGCCTTCTTCTAGTTATTATTCCTTTCCAAAGGGCTATTAG
- a CDS encoding DEAD/DEAH box helicase, translating into MENQIQEAPSETTTKPKRTRRTNKRPKNNDETSSSVQVENEATPVGNSNAGIWSIDDFQVDVVEGKLRFHDLNIPDRVIKSIAEMGFEYCSEIQAETLPMTLQGYDIIGQAQTGTGKTAAFLIAMITDFLDYPLEEKRPNNFARGLIIAPTRELAIQIADEAVKLTSNCHLNVVTLVGGLSYEKQKISLETENVDILVATPGRLLDFARSRKVQLGKVECLVLDEADRMLSMGFIPDVKSIIRMTPHKEARQTMLFSATFPKDIQALAQQWTYFPKEVSVVPKEATNQNIDQVIYTVEADQKWPVLKQLIEENGGQRTIIFANRRDETRDLYERLRKANINCAILSGEVAQDKRVKTLKNFKEGIIQVLVATDVAGRGIHVDNVELVVNYALPEDPEDYVHRIGRTGRGGETGRSVSFASEDDAFMIPEIEKVVGESIRCEYMVDMSR; encoded by the coding sequence ATGGAAAACCAAATTCAAGAAGCACCATCAGAAACTACGACCAAACCAAAACGTACCCGTCGCACAAATAAGCGTCCTAAAAACAATGATGAGACATCAAGCAGCGTGCAAGTTGAAAATGAAGCGACACCTGTTGGTAATTCAAACGCTGGTATTTGGTCTATAGACGATTTTCAGGTTGATGTAGTAGAAGGCAAATTGCGCTTCCACGATTTGAACATCCCAGACCGCGTGATTAAGTCTATCGCTGAGATGGGATTTGAATACTGCAGTGAAATACAGGCAGAAACACTACCGATGACGTTGCAGGGCTACGACATTATTGGTCAGGCTCAAACTGGGACGGGTAAAACTGCGGCTTTTTTGATCGCGATGATTACTGATTTTCTCGATTACCCGCTTGAAGAGAAACGCCCTAACAATTTTGCCCGCGGTTTAATTATCGCACCAACTCGCGAGTTAGCCATACAGATTGCTGATGAGGCGGTTAAATTAACGTCTAACTGTCACTTGAATGTTGTTACGCTAGTGGGTGGCTTAAGTTATGAAAAACAGAAAATTTCGTTAGAAACTGAAAACGTTGATATATTGGTGGCAACGCCAGGGCGTTTGTTGGATTTTGCTCGTAGTCGTAAGGTTCAGTTGGGTAAAGTGGAATGTCTTGTGCTAGATGAGGCTGACCGTATGTTGTCCATGGGCTTTATTCCGGATGTGAAAAGCATTATTCGTATGACGCCACATAAAGAAGCTAGGCAGACAATGTTATTCAGTGCCACTTTCCCGAAAGACATTCAGGCGTTAGCGCAACAATGGACATATTTCCCTAAAGAAGTGTCCGTTGTGCCTAAAGAAGCAACGAATCAAAATATAGATCAAGTAATCTATACGGTCGAAGCGGATCAGAAATGGCCAGTACTAAAGCAGCTAATTGAAGAAAATGGCGGCCAACGTACGATTATTTTTGCCAACCGTCGTGATGAAACACGCGACTTATATGAGCGTCTACGTAAAGCGAATATTAATTGTGCTATTTTATCTGGTGAAGTGGCGCAAGATAAGCGTGTCAAGACCTTGAAAAACTTCAAAGAAGGCATCATCCAAGTACTTGTTGCTACTGATGTTGCTGGGCGAGGCATCCATGTGGACAATGTGGAGTTAGTTGTAAACTATGCCTTGCCAGAAGATCCTGAAGATTACGTACATCGTATTGGACGAACTGGCCGAGGTGGTGAAACAGGTAGATCTGTGAGCTTTGCCAGTGAAGATGATGCTTTCATGATTCCAGAAATCGAGAAAGTCGTTGGTGAGAGCATTCGCTGTGAATACATGGTTGATATGTCTCGATAA
- a CDS encoding protein adenylyltransferase SelO, producing the protein MNLEHHFASLGQAFSSKTLIQPLLQQRLVEFNQSLATFLSIDIKSPATKLILSGEEKSSTSVSMVYAGHQFGGFSPQLGDGRGVLLGEVKGRDGFLYDLHMKGAGPTPYSRRGDGRAVLRSCIREYLASESMAALSVPSSRALALYDSKQAVYRETPEVGAMLLRVAQGHIRFGHFEYFFYQGKQAELDQLVNYCLQHYYPEYLTTDSPLENMLIEVVKRTARMIAKWQSIGFQHGVMNTDNFSFTGETIDYGPYGFMEDYEPDWVCNHSDHEGRYAFSRQPGVGLWNLNCLMRCFSKHLEKNQLIAILQCYEPELQSHYDHLMMKKLGLSDAQHVHDLLPSLFTILAAEKMDYAVFFRLLSHISDIDFTLLLDEVVDRERLSKWLESYKKARLNEGLEWPQVSVSMLQVNPKFILRNYLAHDAILSAEGGDYLPFRRLLNVLNQPFDEHPESDILAQRAPEWGRSLEVSCSS; encoded by the coding sequence ATGAATTTAGAACACCATTTTGCAAGTCTGGGTCAGGCGTTTTCCTCAAAAACGCTTATCCAGCCACTTCTTCAGCAGAGATTGGTTGAATTTAACCAGTCGCTCGCTACCTTTCTATCTATTGATATTAAATCCCCTGCAACTAAGCTCATATTAAGCGGTGAAGAAAAATCATCGACTAGCGTAAGTATGGTCTACGCTGGTCACCAATTTGGCGGTTTTTCTCCTCAGCTTGGTGATGGTCGCGGTGTGCTCTTAGGTGAGGTAAAAGGGCGGGATGGCTTTTTGTATGATTTACATATGAAAGGTGCTGGCCCAACGCCTTACTCTCGTCGTGGTGATGGGCGCGCTGTACTGCGATCTTGCATTCGCGAATATTTAGCCAGTGAGTCGATGGCGGCTCTGTCGGTACCATCTTCACGAGCTCTAGCGCTTTATGATAGCAAACAGGCTGTTTATCGAGAAACGCCTGAGGTGGGCGCTATGTTGCTTCGTGTGGCGCAGGGGCATATTCGTTTTGGTCATTTCGAATACTTTTTTTATCAGGGTAAACAAGCAGAGCTAGACCAGCTCGTCAATTATTGTCTACAACACTATTACCCAGAATATTTAACAACAGACTCGCCACTAGAAAATATGTTGATAGAAGTGGTGAAGCGGACTGCTCGTATGATCGCGAAATGGCAGTCTATTGGTTTTCAGCATGGTGTTATGAACACAGATAACTTTTCATTTACCGGTGAAACGATAGATTATGGTCCGTATGGCTTTATGGAAGACTATGAGCCAGATTGGGTATGCAATCATTCTGATCACGAAGGGCGATACGCTTTCTCACGGCAGCCTGGAGTCGGGTTATGGAATCTCAATTGTTTAATGCGGTGTTTTTCAAAACATTTAGAAAAAAATCAATTGATCGCCATTTTACAATGTTATGAGCCAGAGCTTCAGTCTCATTATGATCATCTGATGATGAAAAAACTGGGGTTGAGTGATGCTCAGCATGTGCATGATTTATTGCCATCGTTATTCACGATCTTAGCCGCAGAAAAAATGGATTACGCTGTGTTTTTTCGCTTGTTGAGTCATATAAGTGATATCGACTTTACTCTGTTGCTTGATGAAGTTGTCGACCGTGAACGTTTGTCTAAGTGGCTTGAAAGTTATAAAAAAGCACGATTGAATGAAGGGTTGGAATGGCCTCAGGTAAGTGTGTCTATGTTACAGGTGAACCCCAAGTTTATTCTAAGAAATTATTTAGCCCATGATGCAATTCTTTCTGCTGAAGGAGGTGATTATTTACCGTTTCGACGGTTGTTGAATGTGCTTAATCAACCTTTTGATGAGCACCCAGAATCAGACATTCTTGCTCAAAGAGCCCCTGAATGGGGTAGATCGTTAGAAGTTAGTTGTTCGTCTTAA
- a CDS encoding DUF4892 domain-containing protein: MVKFREMLCLLVFFSGFSFAGILGIEPYRDAQLVKSNSQSGQLVEIPLSKISRAGSGWEPESVIRLNGDHFTSLYKINRNALLSDVYTHYRAQMMSDGQSILFECESRSCGSSNAWANDFFGDYLLNGADQNQFLLVVKNKQDVYQVLYVNRRGAGDVMVRLDEVKSANAQDTEFNIVAQMDVQDIPRIRRFVSDLPSGQNVVGFVTSEKKGTLSAIEAGDQLILIAMAGLGGQLETKVRFINLADLGRESLGVNRISFVYVRP, translated from the coding sequence ATGGTTAAATTTCGTGAAATGTTATGCCTGTTGGTTTTTTTTAGTGGTTTTTCTTTTGCTGGAATTTTAGGGATTGAGCCTTATCGTGATGCGCAGTTAGTCAAAAGTAACTCACAGTCTGGTCAGTTGGTCGAAATTCCTTTGAGTAAAATTAGTCGTGCTGGTAGCGGTTGGGAGCCTGAATCAGTGATTAGGCTGAACGGTGATCATTTTACGTCGCTTTATAAAATCAATCGGAATGCGCTCTTATCTGATGTTTACACGCATTATCGTGCGCAGATGATGTCTGATGGTCAAAGCATTTTGTTTGAGTGTGAGAGCAGGAGTTGTGGCAGTAGTAATGCTTGGGCTAATGATTTTTTTGGTGACTATCTTTTAAATGGTGCAGATCAGAATCAATTTTTGCTAGTGGTTAAAAATAAACAAGATGTCTATCAAGTTCTGTATGTTAATCGTCGGGGGGCTGGCGATGTGATGGTCCGTTTGGATGAAGTTAAATCCGCCAACGCTCAAGATACTGAATTCAATATAGTCGCGCAGATGGATGTGCAGGATATTCCAAGAATTCGTCGTTTTGTCAGCGATTTACCGTCAGGGCAAAATGTCGTTGGTTTTGTTACTAGCGAGAAAAAGGGCACTCTAAGCGCGATTGAGGCTGGCGATCAGCTAATTTTGATTGCAATGGCTGGTTTGGGTGGTCAGCTGGAAACTAAGGTTCGCTTTATTAATTTGGCTGATCTTGGTCGTGAATCACTCGGGGTTAATCGAATTTCTTTTGTTTATGTGCGTCCATAG